A single window of Hyphomicrobiales bacterium DNA harbors:
- a CDS encoding Iron(III) transport system substrate-binding protein: MQLKFWLGASVLATAAMFGSAPASAQGSLVMYCGVQEEWCRAMSTAFEKETGIKVAMTRKSAGEVYAQVKAEASNPRGDIWWGGTGDPHLQAAEEGLTLEYESPMNKDLQDWSLSQWKAAQKRAIGIYAGALGFGYNTQLIKEKGLADPKCWADLLNPKLKDDVQVADPNSSGTAYTLLATVVQLMGEDKGFDYLRALHKNVSQYTKSGAAPAKAASLGETAVGIVFIHDAVVFAVQGDPIKPVAPCEGTGYEIGSMSIIKGARNLENAKKFYDWALTPAAQALGAGAKSYQVPSNKNAPVPPQAPDMSQMKLINYDFVKYGSSAERTRLLTKWDKEVKAQPK; the protein is encoded by the coding sequence ATGCAGTTGAAATTCTGGCTCGGCGCGAGCGTGCTCGCGACCGCTGCGATGTTTGGTTCGGCCCCGGCTTCGGCACAGGGCTCGCTCGTCATGTATTGCGGCGTCCAGGAGGAATGGTGCCGCGCGATGTCGACCGCCTTCGAGAAGGAGACCGGCATCAAGGTCGCGATGACCCGCAAATCGGCCGGCGAGGTCTACGCGCAGGTCAAGGCCGAGGCCTCCAATCCGCGCGGCGACATCTGGTGGGGCGGAACCGGCGATCCCCATCTGCAGGCGGCGGAAGAAGGCCTGACCCTTGAATACGAATCGCCGATGAACAAGGACCTGCAGGATTGGTCCCTGTCACAGTGGAAGGCCGCGCAGAAGCGCGCGATCGGCATCTACGCCGGCGCACTCGGCTTCGGCTACAACACGCAGTTGATTAAGGAAAAGGGGCTTGCCGACCCCAAATGCTGGGCCGACCTGCTCAATCCCAAGCTGAAGGATGACGTACAGGTCGCCGATCCGAACTCCTCGGGCACCGCCTACACATTGCTTGCGACGGTCGTTCAGTTGATGGGCGAGGACAAGGGCTTCGACTATCTTCGTGCGCTGCACAAGAACGTCAGCCAATATACGAAGTCCGGCGCGGCGCCGGCCAAGGCCGCAAGTCTCGGCGAAACCGCGGTCGGCATCGTCTTTATCCACGACGCCGTTGTCTTCGCGGTGCAGGGCGATCCGATCAAGCCCGTCGCGCCATGCGAGGGCACCGGTTACGAAATCGGTTCGATGTCGATCATCAAGGGCGCTCGCAATCTCGAGAACGCCAAGAAGTTCTACGACTGGGCGCTGACTCCCGCCGCACAGGCGCTCGGCGCGGGCGCGAAGTCGTACCAGGTGCCGTCCAACAAGAATGCGCCTGTGCCGCCGCAGGCGCCGGACATGTCGCAGATGAAGCTCATCAACTACGACTTCGTCAAATACGGGTCCTCGGCCGAGCGCACCCGGCTGCTGACCAAGTGGGACAAGGAGGTCAAGGCGCAGCCGAAGTAA
- the fbpB gene encoding Ferric transport system permease protein FbpB, which translates to MRASTRLALLIGWLGFVLIPWYLPQGGSLAGYPFGEAGTALALVLSGATPWLIPTGLALVAASLLVGREEQPWIGRSLVWIGLLGLIAFFVQGFAITLPDQGIPWLAALFGGAGQAQPGMGFGALLTLFSLLLMMCHGLAYRGYCRGDIFTTSAIGIVVLLIGLFVFYPVATILQSALVESDGTLALSSFLERLLHPTIWGLGCLGGGTNCGVAWNTLILAVLTGVITTLLGLACALLVLRTRMPGKRLMRAMTVLPIITPPFVIGLALILLFGRSGAITGILAEWFGIPRSRWIYGLPGVLLAQVLAFAPIAFLVLMGTVQGIAPSMEEAAQTLGAKHWSTFRTVTWPLLRPGLANAFLLGFVESMADFGNPLVLGGNFEVLSTKIFFAVVGAAHNQGQAAVLAIVLLAFTLGAFWVQQRWLGSKSYTTVAGKGDSGIPAMLPTSAKVVSAIVIVPWVLLTAVIYAVILIGGFVKAMGRDHTLTLEHYRTGFAIDFSNGIFFEGAAWPSLFTTLKVAAISSPLTALIGLITAFLLTRQHFAGRRTLEFTTMLSFAIPGTVLGVAYILAFNVPPVEITGTGLILVLAFVFRNMPVGVRSGIAGLAQIDKSLDEASMTLRARSFTTLRRVVLPLLKPALITALVYSFVRCITSVSAVIFLVSAEYNLATAYIVGRVEAGEFGLAIAYSSVLIVVMAVGIALIQVGVGERKLGRRAVPVPKPKAPKQTARLTKPAVESVK; encoded by the coding sequence ATGCGCGCCTCGACACGGTTAGCCCTGCTGATCGGCTGGCTCGGTTTTGTACTCATTCCCTGGTATCTGCCCCAGGGCGGGAGTCTCGCCGGCTATCCCTTTGGCGAGGCGGGAACGGCATTGGCGCTCGTTCTCTCCGGAGCCACCCCGTGGCTTATACCGACAGGTCTCGCGCTTGTTGCCGCGAGCCTTCTGGTGGGCCGCGAGGAGCAGCCTTGGATCGGTCGCAGCCTTGTCTGGATCGGCCTTCTCGGCCTGATCGCCTTTTTCGTCCAGGGCTTCGCGATCACACTGCCCGACCAGGGCATTCCCTGGCTGGCGGCCCTCTTCGGCGGCGCCGGCCAGGCGCAGCCCGGCATGGGCTTTGGCGCGCTCCTGACGCTGTTCTCCCTGCTCCTCATGATGTGCCACGGCCTGGCCTACCGTGGCTATTGCAGGGGGGATATCTTCACCACCTCGGCGATCGGGATCGTCGTGCTGCTGATCGGCCTTTTCGTCTTCTACCCCGTGGCGACGATCCTCCAGAGCGCACTGGTCGAATCGGACGGCACGCTTGCGCTCTCCAGCTTCTTGGAGCGCCTCCTGCACCCGACGATCTGGGGTCTTGGCTGCCTCGGCGGCGGCACCAACTGCGGCGTCGCCTGGAATACGCTGATCCTCGCCGTGCTGACGGGCGTCATCACGACCCTGCTCGGGCTTGCCTGTGCCCTGCTCGTTCTGCGCACGCGCATGCCCGGCAAGCGGCTGATGCGTGCGATGACGGTTTTGCCGATCATCACGCCACCCTTCGTCATTGGTCTCGCGCTCATTCTGCTCTTCGGGCGGTCCGGTGCGATCACCGGCATCCTCGCGGAGTGGTTCGGAATCCCGCGTTCGCGCTGGATCTATGGTTTGCCGGGTGTCCTGCTTGCGCAGGTTCTCGCCTTCGCACCGATCGCCTTCCTCGTCCTGATGGGCACGGTCCAGGGCATAGCGCCGAGCATGGAGGAGGCCGCGCAGACGCTGGGCGCCAAGCACTGGTCGACCTTCCGCACGGTGACCTGGCCATTGTTGCGGCCCGGGCTCGCCAATGCCTTCCTGCTCGGCTTCGTCGAGAGCATGGCCGATTTCGGCAATCCGCTCGTCCTCGGTGGCAATTTCGAAGTGCTGTCCACCAAGATCTTCTTTGCCGTCGTCGGCGCGGCGCACAACCAGGGGCAGGCGGCGGTGCTCGCCATCGTGCTGCTGGCATTCACGCTTGGCGCCTTCTGGGTCCAGCAGCGCTGGCTCGGTTCCAAATCCTATACGACCGTTGCCGGCAAGGGCGATTCAGGCATTCCGGCGATGCTGCCTACCTCCGCGAAGGTCGTATCCGCGATCGTGATCGTGCCGTGGGTGCTGCTGACCGCGGTGATCTATGCCGTGATCCTCATCGGCGGCTTCGTGAAGGCCATGGGCCGCGATCACACCTTGACGCTGGAGCACTATCGCACCGGCTTCGCGATCGACTTCAGCAACGGGATTTTCTTTGAGGGCGCGGCCTGGCCATCGCTGTTCACGACGCTGAAAGTCGCCGCGATCTCCTCGCCGCTAACGGCGTTGATCGGGTTGATCACCGCGTTCCTGCTGACGCGGCAGCATTTCGCGGGACGGCGCACGCTTGAATTCACGACGATGCTGAGCTTCGCCATCCCGGGCACCGTGCTCGGCGTCGCTTATATTCTCGCGTTCAACGTGCCGCCGGTCGAAATCACCGGCACGGGCCTCATCCTCGTGCTGGCTTTCGTGTTCCGGAACATGCCGGTGGGTGTCCGCTCCGGCATTGCGGGTCTCGCGCAGATCGACAAGAGTCTCGACGAGGCGTCGATGACGCTGCGGGCGCGCAGCTTCACGACCCTGCGCCGCGTCGTGCTGCCCCTGCTCAAACCGGCGCTGATCACCGCCCTGGTTTACAGCTTCGTGCGCTGCATCACCTCGGTCAGCGCGGTCATCTTCCTCGTCTCGGCCGAGTACAATCTGGCGACGGCCTATATCGTCGGTCGCGTCGAGGCTGGCGAATTCGGCCTCGCCATCGCCTATTCATCGGTCCTGATCGTGGTCATGGCCGTGGGCATCGCGCTGATCCAGGTCGGCGTCGGCGAACGCAAGCTCGGCCGCCGCGCGGTTCCCGTTCCCAAGCCGAAAGCCCCAAAGCAAACCGCGCGCCTGACGAAACCCGCCGTCGAATCCGTCAAATAG
- the afuC gene encoding CP4-6 prophage; ABC transporter ATP-binding protein AfuC, translating to MSKAGPASVEFRNVSMRYGAVTAVDNVSFAIEAGQLVTLLGPSGCGKTTTLRMIAGLEIASEGEILIGGKDVTHLSAADRDVSMVFQSYALFPHMSVLENAAYGPTVKGMPKAKAQEMALEKLALVGLKGFEKRYPSELSGGQQQRVAVARALVLEPQVLLFDEPLSNLDAKLRRKVRQEIRDLQQSLNLTVAYVTHDQEEALAVSDKIIVMSNSRVAQQGSPRELYEAPSDAFVADFIGDANLLDVAVTAVANGSAEIALGPARLTLPSRGLPVGPAKIAIRPHSLLVSEPGLPNGLPGIVRKSSYLGNHVDLIVESPVGELFVISPDTQRPPAAGDSIALAFAETGLVLVP from the coding sequence ATGTCCAAGGCCGGCCCTGCCTCCGTAGAGTTCCGCAACGTCAGCATGCGCTATGGCGCCGTGACGGCCGTCGACAATGTCAGCTTCGCGATCGAGGCCGGGCAGCTCGTCACGCTGCTCGGGCCTTCCGGCTGCGGCAAGACGACAACGCTGCGCATGATTGCGGGCCTGGAGATCGCCAGCGAAGGCGAGATCCTCATTGGCGGAAAGGACGTCACCCATCTGTCGGCGGCAGACCGCGACGTCAGCATGGTGTTCCAGTCCTATGCCCTGTTCCCGCATATGAGCGTGCTGGAGAATGCGGCCTATGGCCCGACGGTGAAGGGAATGCCGAAGGCCAAGGCGCAGGAGATGGCCCTGGAGAAGCTGGCCCTCGTTGGCCTGAAGGGCTTCGAGAAACGTTACCCCTCCGAGCTCTCCGGCGGCCAGCAGCAGCGCGTCGCCGTCGCGCGCGCGCTCGTCCTGGAACCGCAGGTGCTGCTCTTCGACGAGCCTTTATCGAACCTCGACGCCAAGCTCCGGCGCAAGGTGCGGCAGGAAATCCGCGACCTGCAGCAGTCCCTCAATCTGACAGTGGCCTATGTCACCCATGACCAGGAAGAAGCTCTAGCGGTTTCGGACAAGATCATCGTGATGTCGAATTCCCGGGTTGCGCAGCAGGGCTCGCCGCGTGAGCTCTACGAGGCCCCGTCGGACGCTTTCGTCGCGGATTTCATCGGTGACGCGAACCTCCTCGACGTCGCGGTGACCGCGGTCGCGAATGGCTCTGCGGAGATCGCACTCGGGCCGGCCCGCCTCACCCTGCCCTCGCGCGGGCTACCGGTCGGGCCCGCAAAGATAGCGATCAGGCCGCACAGCCTGCTGGTCAGCGAGCCTGGCTTGCCGAACGGTCTTCCGGGAATAGTCCGCAAAAGTTCCTATCTCGGCAATCACGTGGATCTCATCGTGGAAAGCCCGGTCGGGGAACTCTTCGTGATCAGTCCGGACACCCAGCGTCCCCCTGCGGCCGGCGACAGCATCGCGCTCGCCTTCGCGGAAACGGGCCTCGTGCTGGTGCCGTGA
- a CDS encoding hypothetical protein (Evidence 5 : Unknown function), whose amino-acid sequence MSPLGCRTQGDRREGLLAICALATCRGWSKAQHHAFFIKATQADRIFDLKPDRLLLHELLLAGEQGVTTLGNSALRWSDCVFKLRKKGIVIETIDEKHGGPFSGTHGRYVLRSPIAVLDVTRRGTKLTQFELPVTISEWQKNTRETVRVRLDVFHDRATVDVRTGITLAERHLPALAAGIVQALETAQAAGLAKEERQE is encoded by the coding sequence GTGTCTCCGCTGGGATGCCGTACGCAAGGTGACCGGCGAGAAGGCCTGCTGGCGATTTGCGCGCTCGCGACCTGCCGCGGCTGGTCGAAGGCGCAGCATCATGCCTTCTTCATCAAGGCAACGCAGGCAGACCGGATCTTCGACCTTAAGCCGGACCGTCTGCTGCTGCATGAGTTGCTGCTCGCAGGCGAACAGGGCGTGACCACTCTGGGAAATTCCGCCCTGCGCTGGTCGGACTGTGTTTTCAAGCTCCGCAAGAAGGGGATTGTTATAGAGACTATCGACGAAAAGCACGGCGGCCCCTTCAGTGGGACTCATGGTCGCTATGTGCTCCGCTCCCCGATTGCTGTTCTTGATGTAACCAGGCGGGGGACAAAGCTGACGCAGTTTGAGCTGCCCGTGACCATCAGCGAGTGGCAAAAGAACACGCGCGAAACTGTGCGCGTCCGCCTCGATGTCTTTCATGACCGGGCAACGGTTGATGTTCGGACCGGCATCACTCTTGCCGAGCGCCATCTCCCCGCCCTGGCGGCCGGAATCGTCCAGGCCCTCGAAACAGCGCAGGCAGCAGGCCTGGCCAAAGAGGAGCGGCAGGAGTGA
- a CDS encoding hypothetical protein (Evidence 5 : Unknown function), giving the protein MSAPNMKTIKVNQDGVDAEENPYDHVATPRMSEALRKAWAEAKAPVRRLLSETVDPYPARVSAAQVAVIARNTYPARRSYGAR; this is encoded by the coding sequence GTGAGCGCCCCGAACATGAAAACAATCAAGGTCAATCAAGATGGTGTGGACGCAGAGGAGAACCCCTACGATCACGTCGCGACCCCCCGGATGAGCGAGGCGCTGCGGAAGGCTTGGGCGGAAGCCAAGGCCCCGGTTCGCCGTCTCCTCTCCGAAACCGTCGACCCATACCCGGCCCGCGTCTCGGCTGCTCAGGTCGCTGTCATCGCCCGCAACACTTACCCCGCTCGCCGGAGCTACGGCGCCCGATGA
- a CDS encoding conserved hypothetical protein (Evidence 4 : Unknown function but conserved in other organisms): MEDLPPLKLGELRKANVPLAVSCPLCSHRANVDPTRVRGPDSLDIKELTSRFRCQKCLRHGGMSVSAETKPWVRHLRRTRQFFRIPAMAGMIRDEGEGD, from the coding sequence ATGGAAGACCTCCCTCCCCTAAAACTGGGCGAGTTGCGAAAGGCGAACGTCCCCCTTGCCGTCAGCTGCCCCCTATGCAGCCACCGCGCCAACGTCGACCCGACCAGGGTACGTGGTCCGGACAGTCTCGACATCAAGGAGCTGACGAGCCGCTTTCGATGTCAGAAGTGCCTTCGCCACGGCGGTATGAGCGTCAGCGCCGAAACAAAGCCGTGGGTCCGGCATTTGCGCCGCACGCGACAGTTTTTCCGCATCCCTGCCATGGCGGGCATGATCCGCGACGAGGGCGAGGGTGACTAG
- a CDS encoding Response regulatory domain-containing protein — protein MSTHGAAPSSVVLVVEDDPLQLLNATDIVTEAGFEVIEATNADEAIAILESRNDIRIIFTDVDMPGSMDGLKLAAAVRNRWPPIEIIITSGARLPSDWEMPERGVFFPKPYDARILQDRMKEMAG, from the coding sequence ATGAGCACTCATGGCGCTGCACCATCTTCGGTGGTCCTAGTCGTAGAAGATGATCCTCTCCAGCTGCTGAACGCGACGGACATCGTCACGGAGGCTGGCTTTGAAGTGATCGAGGCAACGAACGCCGATGAGGCAATTGCGATACTCGAAAGTCGCAACGATATTCGGATTATATTTACAGACGTGGACATGCCGGGATCAATGGATGGCCTGAAACTGGCGGCCGCTGTGAGGAACCGTTGGCCACCCATCGAGATCATCATTACCTCAGGTGCGCGCCTTCCCAGCGATTGGGAAATGCCGGAACGTGGTGTCTTTTTCCCAAAGCCTTATGATGCCCGGATTTTACAGGATCGCATGAAGGAAATGGCGGGCTGA
- a CDS encoding Two-component sensor histidine kinase has product MPLPATQFLNGGGEMGEAIRAFDWSTTSLGPIPHWPIALKTAVGMMVSSRFPKCIVWGPDYTSLFNDAFRPILGDKGDCLGLSFSDIWSEAWSEIGPLVDKAYAGEAIFIEDFPLVVDRAGYPEQTWFTFCYSPIRDEQGDIDGIMDTVIETTSRVVAERNARIVNAELAHRMKNTLAVVGAIANQTFNTNASVDDAKRVFGQRLRSLADAHSLLTQASWSGAPIGSIVEGAIAPHRGPNEKVTIEGPPLELSSQQALSLALAINELATNAIKYGAWSVPEGRIHVSWTIGRPESEDLFQFQWLEENGPLVQMPTRSGFGSRLLERVVAQDFGGEVTIRYEPGGLRYELVTRMSNLHEMTTN; this is encoded by the coding sequence ATGCCATTGCCTGCGACCCAATTTCTGAATGGCGGTGGCGAGATGGGCGAGGCCATCCGCGCCTTCGACTGGAGCACAACATCTCTCGGACCCATTCCCCATTGGCCGATAGCGTTGAAAACGGCCGTTGGTATGATGGTGAGTTCGCGGTTTCCCAAATGCATTGTCTGGGGACCGGATTACACTTCCCTTTTCAATGATGCCTTTCGCCCCATCCTCGGCGACAAGGGTGATTGCCTCGGTCTCTCATTCAGCGACATCTGGAGCGAGGCATGGTCGGAGATCGGCCCATTGGTCGACAAGGCCTATGCCGGCGAAGCCATCTTCATCGAGGATTTCCCCCTCGTTGTCGACCGGGCAGGCTATCCGGAGCAGACATGGTTCACTTTCTGCTACAGCCCGATCAGAGACGAGCAAGGTGATATCGATGGGATCATGGATACCGTGATCGAGACGACCTCACGCGTCGTTGCCGAGCGCAATGCCCGGATCGTCAATGCCGAGCTTGCTCACCGTATGAAGAACACGCTGGCGGTTGTCGGCGCCATCGCCAACCAAACCTTCAATACCAACGCATCCGTCGATGACGCCAAGCGCGTTTTCGGGCAGCGACTGCGCTCTCTTGCGGACGCTCACTCTCTCTTGACGCAGGCAAGCTGGAGCGGGGCGCCCATAGGCTCTATCGTGGAGGGCGCGATTGCGCCGCATCGCGGTCCGAATGAGAAAGTGACGATCGAAGGGCCACCGCTGGAACTCTCATCGCAGCAGGCCTTGTCGCTCGCTCTTGCGATCAACGAGCTGGCGACCAATGCGATCAAATACGGGGCTTGGTCGGTCCCCGAGGGCCGCATTCACGTCTCGTGGACCATAGGCAGGCCGGAGAGCGAAGACCTGTTTCAATTCCAATGGCTCGAAGAGAATGGCCCGCTCGTCCAGATGCCGACAAGAAGCGGTTTTGGTTCCCGTCTCCTGGAACGGGTCGTCGCGCAGGACTTTGGCGGCGAGGTTACGATCCGATATGAACCCGGCGGGCTCCGCTATGAACTCGTTACCCGGATGTCGAACTTGCACGAGATGACGACCAACTAG
- a CDS encoding hypothetical protein (Evidence 5 : Unknown function), translated as MLRDEWPVISFTRTVAMDRCGLARHPPIKLNIARARAAFLKAAEEAGMV; from the coding sequence ATGCTGCGCGATGAGTGGCCTGTGATCAGCTTCACCCGGACGGTTGCCATGGACCGTTGTGGGCTGGCGCGCCACCCTCCCATTAAACTCAACATAGCACGTGCCCGTGCCGCCTTTCTCAAGGCGGCCGAGGAAGCAGGAATGGTATGA
- a CDS encoding hypothetical protein (Evidence 5 : Unknown function), with the protein MDTRLRAIGETDALQPDDLDAVALLIELGLMGHSGTGVDAHRADYRCWPRGANEQR; encoded by the coding sequence ATGGACACGCGCTTGCGGGCGATCGGGGAGACTGACGCGCTGCAACCGGATGATCTCGACGCGGTGGCGTTGCTGATTGAGCTGGGCCTCATGGGGCATTCCGGCACGGGTGTCGATGCCCACCGTGCGGACTACAGATGCTGGCCGCGTGGCGCCAATGAACAGAGATGA
- a CDS encoding hypothetical protein (Evidence 5 : Unknown function), which yields MPERVFRGPRSFHHGNPRSRQKSRRRRLAASGPMPPQLAGSFTTAELAALKIIADEVRERGQCDRTIAEIAARAGVSRTSVQNAVRRAIHEQLLQVHKQRRRGQKNGPNII from the coding sequence ATGCCCGAAAGAGTATTCCGAGGCCCTCGATCTTTCCACCACGGAAACCCCAGGTCCCGCCAGAAGTCACGGCGCAGGCGACTGGCGGCATCAGGACCGATGCCGCCGCAACTGGCGGGTTCATTCACGACCGCCGAACTGGCCGCGCTCAAGATCATCGCCGATGAAGTCAGGGAAAGAGGCCAGTGCGATCGGACCATCGCGGAGATCGCGGCACGGGCGGGAGTCAGTCGTACGAGTGTGCAGAACGCTGTTCGCCGGGCCATCCACGAACAACTCCTTCAAGTTCACAAACAGCGCCGAAGAGGCCAGAAGAATGGGCCTAATATCATTTAG
- a CDS encoding exported hypothetical protein (Evidence 5 : Unknown function) has product MARRTAFCTLVRLTPARAAISAMVRSHWPLSLTSSAMILSAASSAVVNEPASCGGIGPDAASRLRRDFWRDLGFPWWKDRGPRNTLSGIRRRNTSPTHMDAFGEVLSITVRHRAVPEPRYYLIVPPQVGQANLPRKGAGSTSDLDRQRTFQLSVQSCS; this is encoded by the coding sequence ATGGCCCGGCGAACAGCGTTCTGCACACTCGTACGACTGACTCCCGCCCGTGCCGCGATCTCCGCGATGGTCCGATCGCACTGGCCTCTTTCCCTGACTTCATCGGCGATGATCTTGAGCGCGGCCAGTTCGGCGGTCGTGAATGAACCCGCCAGTTGCGGCGGCATCGGTCCTGATGCCGCCAGTCGCCTGCGCCGTGACTTCTGGCGGGACCTGGGGTTTCCGTGGTGGAAAGATCGAGGGCCTCGGAATACTCTTTCGGGCATACGTAGACGTAATACTTCGCCGACTCACATGGATGCATTCGGCGAGGTGCTGAGCATCACCGTCCGACATCGCGCGGTACCCGAACCACGCTACTATCTAATTGTGCCCCCGCAAGTGGGTCAAGCGAACCTTCCGCGCAAAGGCGCGGGATCCACAAGCGATCTGGATCGCCAACGAACGTTCCAGCTGTCGGTTCAATCGTGCAGCTGA
- a CDS encoding Dimethylmenaquinone methyltransferase, whose amino-acid sequence MNDPAIPWPVGFRINARPTRIDDDLIEAFKGVAAAHVSDCLGRIVGTSILRAYHGGGRMCGRALTVRVRPGDNLMIHKALEMAEAGDVLVIDGGGDTSQALLGELMRATAITKGLAGVVIDGAIRDVSAFTDGKLPCFARGHTHRGPSKDGPGEINVPIACAGLAVAPGDLVIGDEDGVVAVNPAGLHDLLAQVRAHAAKEERAMQTILAGKTDPERINAILRNKGVPPSAL is encoded by the coding sequence ATGAATGATCCGGCGATTCCGTGGCCAGTCGGCTTCCGCATCAATGCCAGGCCGACGCGGATAGACGACGATCTTATCGAGGCCTTCAAGGGCGTTGCCGCGGCCCATGTCAGCGACTGCCTTGGTCGGATCGTCGGGACGAGCATCCTGCGCGCTTACCACGGTGGCGGCCGGATGTGTGGTCGCGCCTTGACCGTCAGAGTGCGGCCGGGTGACAATCTGATGATCCACAAGGCTCTGGAAATGGCCGAAGCGGGCGACGTCCTAGTCATCGATGGCGGGGGGGATACGAGCCAGGCCCTGTTGGGCGAACTCATGCGAGCGACTGCGATAACCAAAGGCCTTGCCGGCGTTGTCATCGACGGCGCCATTCGCGATGTCTCGGCGTTCACCGATGGCAAACTGCCGTGTTTCGCGAGGGGCCATACCCATCGCGGCCCCAGCAAGGATGGCCCTGGCGAGATCAATGTCCCTATTGCCTGCGCGGGACTGGCCGTCGCGCCGGGGGATCTCGTGATCGGTGATGAAGATGGCGTGGTTGCGGTCAATCCGGCCGGGCTTCATGACCTGCTGGCCCAGGTCCGCGCCCATGCCGCCAAGGAGGAGCGGGCGATGCAGACCATTCTGGCAGGGAAGACCGATCCCGAGCGCATCAACGCAATCCTCCGCAACAAGGGCGTTCCGCCAAGTGCATTATAA